The genomic DNA AGAGGCCGCTTCTATGTTTTGCTGCGCGCGGTATATCTTTATTCGCCGGCTCTTTGTGTTCCGGCTTCGCTTCCGTCGCATTGCCCACTTGGATTTCCTGCGGCAACCAGACGATGAAGGTCGCGCCTCGGCCTTCGCCCTCACTGGTGACAGTGATCGTTCCGTTGTGCATCTCAATCAACTGCTTGGAAATGGTGAGGCCTAGCCCTAAGCCGGCGTGCTGGCGCGTGGTCGCGCTGACGTCCGCCTGACGGAAGCGGTCGAACACTTGCGATAGGAATTTAGGATCGATGCCGATGCCGCTATCGGTGACTTCGATTTGGAAGCCGCGGTTCGCGCACCGTAATTGCACTCGAACGTTACCGCCGACGGGCGTGAATTTGATGGCATTGTTGAGTAGATTCCACAACACCTGCTGTAGTCGCGTCGAATCGGCGCGGACCAGGCCGATGTTGTCCGCGAATGTCGTTTCGATAGCGATACCGCGCGCTGTCGCTGCCGGCAGTGTCGCCTGGATTGCGCCCTCGATCGCCTCGGTGAGACTCGTCTCGCTCATGGTTAACCGCAGCTTGCCCATTGCCATGCGCGAGATGTCGAGCAGGTCTTCGATGAGCTGTTGTTGCGCCTGCACGGCGCGATTGATCGTTTGAAAACCTTCAGCCCACTTCTGCTTGGGCACTTTGTCGCTCGCCAACATGCTCGACCATAGACTGATGACATGGAGTGGTGTGCGCAGCTCGTGGCTGACGACCGCTACGAATTCGTCCTTGGCGCGACTGGCGTTCTCGGCAACGACGCGAGCACTTTCGACCAGCAGGCGAAAACGCTCTTCGCTGTCGCGCAGTGCCTGCGCCGTACGTTTGCGTTCGCTGATTTCCCAGCACGTTGCAACCGCGGCGATGACTTCGCCGGCGTGATTGCGGATCGGCGCGGCGTTGATGGTTAACGTGCCGCGCGCGCCGTTGCGTTCAAACTCGATTTCTTCGTCGATGATGGATTCGCCGGTGGCGAGCGAGCGCGCGAGCGGCCATTCGTCCGGTTGGTATGCTTGGCCGTTCGCATGGAACCCTTTGAAGTCGACGTAGGCGCCGGTCCAATGCGTGTCTATCGGTGGCGGAAACGAGTGGCCGAAGAGTGCCGCACTCTGACGGTTGCTCAGCAATAATTTTCCGGACGGTGCCTCCGCCACCAGCACCGCCGCTGGCATTTGCTCGACCACCGCTTGAGTCATCTTCAGTTGCAGTTGGTTGTTGGCGATCGTCAGTTCTTCATTATTGCTTAGCTCGCGCGCGTCGACGGTATTTTGCAATTCTCGCCGCATGACGCGCCGATCTTCCTTGAGAGTGCGGTAGCGGCGGGTGCTGCTCGGTACTTGTGCTTCGGTATTGTGATGTCGATCGTTCTCAGACCCCTGCATGGCAGCACCTCTGCTTCTTAAAACGATTCAAGTTGGATAGATCTCGACAGCGTTAATAAATAGTCGGCTAGGCTCTATGTACCGTTGCCAATATTTGTCTTACCGATATTGCTAATCGCTCCGAGCTTAGAGGCATGTTCGGCACAAACAGCAATTCGCGGACTGCGAATACGGTAGGAGTGGAAACGTCGTGCTATCAGTCAGCACGCGGTCTTTCTTGCGAGTGCGGTTTATTTTGAACCAGCTACAAATCAGGTCTACCGTTATCAAGGTTGGTTAAGGCATTGTCAGGTGATGTCTACACATTTTTCCCATGGCCGCAGTGATTGCCTAAGGTGGTTCCACCCTGAACTCAAGCACTATCCCGATTGCACATGAAACGCGAAGCGGCCAGAGATGCGGAGTATGCCGAGACAATCCGGAGCTTGTCTCATCTGTACCTCTTTACTGGCCGGGACCGCGGCACAACACCAAAGCTTGAAAGAAGGCTATCGCCGACGACTGAAGACGCTGCTCGGGTCCAAAACGTTCCCCTATAAATACTCGGCGAGTCACATCGAAGGGTTGATCAACAAGTATCGGAATCCGTATTTCGATACCGCCTTCGGCGATGCCTCGTCCGTCTATCCGCTGAACGGACAGCGGCATGCACGCATATGAAACAATGACGGTGGACTAAAAAAGGAGTGGGTCGATCTATTGGTTGCATATCCGCTAGGATGGGCGCAGCCCATCGTTGTCATATCTTGATGGGCTACGCCCATCCTACAATCGTGGCGTCCTTAAGTAAGACATTGCACGCCAATCCCTTGTTACTCGTTTGTCGAATCAAGTTCGATTGATAGACACCCCACCGTCGACAAGAATCGCTGCACCCGT from Gammaproteobacteria bacterium includes the following:
- a CDS encoding response regulator translates to MQGSENDRHHNTEAQVPSSTRRYRTLKEDRRVMRRELQNTVDARELSNNEELTIANNQLQLKMTQAVVEQMPAAVLVAEAPSGKLLLSNRQSAALFGHSFPPPIDTHWTGAYVDFKGFHANGQAYQPDEWPLARSLATGESIIDEEIEFERNGARGTLTINAAPIRNHAGEVIAAVATCWEISERKRTAQALRDSEERFRLLVESARVVAENASRAKDEFVAVVSHELRTPLHVISLWSSMLASDKVPKQKWAEGFQTINRAVQAQQQLIEDLLDISRMAMGKLRLTMSETSLTEAIEGAIQATLPAATARGIAIETTFADNIGLVRADSTRLQQVLWNLLNNAIKFTPVGGNVRVQLRCANRGFQIEVTDSGIGIDPKFLSQVFDRFRQADVSATTRQHAGLGLGLTISKQLIEMHNGTITVTSEGEGRGATFIVWLPQEIQVGNATEAKPEHKEPANKDIPRAAKHRSGLSGVDILLVEDEAASRDAARRLLEMHGARVRAVESAVLAREAFALCRPDVVVSDIAMPGEDGYALLKAIRAIEREHEAAHVPALALTAFARDTDRYKALDAGFDAYLSKPTDANELLAAISKLTKMET